One genomic segment of Chitinophaga sancti includes these proteins:
- a CDS encoding alpha/beta hydrolase-fold protein gives MNRLILAIAAFCMASMSGHTQAIVTHAPQGFDSLRNEILHGKIDTIQYPSKTVGTTRKAIVYTPPGYSKKTRYPVLYLLHGIGGDEKEWLNGGTPQVILDNLYAAGKLAPMIVVMPNGRAMKDDRATGNIMAPDKVQAFATFEQDLLQDLIPFVEKHFPVFTDREHRAIAGLSMGGGQALNFGLGNLDRFAWVGGFSSAPNTRSPGLLVPDPEIAKRQLKLLWISCGDNDNLISFSKRTHDYLYENKVPHIYYIEPGVHDFKVWKNSLYMFSQLLFKPVNPNTFTQYTLLGSPAATNVRNASFPQVLPDNHVVFRLKAPQAQRVQIDLGKKYDLIKDTAGYWTGTTDSIGEGFHYYSLLIDGVAVADPASETFYGMGRMAAGIEIPFADGAFYAIKDVPHGDVRIKRYFSTVTNSWRRCLVYTPPGYDSAINERYPVLYLLHGGGEDERGWSAQGKTDLILDNLIAAQQAKPMLVVMMDGNVSSGTFNEQSLRTFENELMRVMVPFIEKNYRTIANAEHRALAGLSMGGIQTLYAGVNNTDQFAYLGVFSSGWFGGKQPAAEQQYAFMKESASKINGNLKQFWISMGGKEDIAYNNCKNMLAKFDEMQIKYNYSEYPGGHTWPVWRNNLYKFAQLLFK, from the coding sequence ATGAATAGGTTGATCCTTGCCATTGCAGCTTTTTGTATGGCCTCTATGTCTGGGCATACTCAGGCGATTGTTACCCATGCGCCTCAGGGTTTTGATTCCCTGCGCAATGAGATTCTCCACGGAAAAATCGATACCATCCAGTACCCGTCCAAAACAGTTGGTACTACCCGCAAAGCCATCGTGTATACGCCCCCCGGCTATTCCAAAAAAACCAGATATCCTGTATTGTATCTACTGCATGGCATTGGTGGCGATGAGAAGGAGTGGCTCAACGGCGGCACGCCGCAGGTGATCCTGGATAACCTGTATGCTGCCGGCAAACTAGCGCCCATGATTGTCGTTATGCCAAATGGAAGAGCGATGAAAGATGATCGCGCTACAGGCAATATTATGGCACCTGATAAAGTGCAGGCGTTCGCGACTTTTGAACAGGACTTGCTACAGGACCTTATCCCCTTTGTTGAAAAGCATTTCCCGGTTTTTACTGATAGAGAACACCGTGCCATTGCGGGTTTATCTATGGGTGGAGGCCAGGCGCTTAACTTTGGCCTGGGTAATCTGGACCGGTTTGCCTGGGTTGGCGGTTTTTCTTCCGCTCCTAATACCCGAAGCCCCGGGTTACTGGTGCCTGATCCGGAAATTGCAAAAAGACAACTCAAACTACTTTGGATTTCCTGCGGCGATAATGATAACCTGATTAGCTTTAGTAAACGTACACATGACTACCTATATGAAAACAAGGTGCCACATATTTATTATATAGAGCCGGGTGTACATGACTTCAAAGTCTGGAAAAACAGCCTTTATATGTTTTCCCAGTTGCTTTTTAAGCCTGTTAATCCGAATACGTTTACACAATATACACTGCTTGGTTCGCCTGCGGCTACTAATGTACGCAATGCCAGTTTCCCACAGGTATTGCCTGACAACCATGTCGTGTTTCGTTTGAAAGCCCCACAGGCCCAAAGGGTACAGATCGATCTTGGTAAAAAATATGATCTGATAAAGGATACTGCAGGCTATTGGACGGGTACGACTGATTCTATCGGTGAAGGCTTCCATTACTATTCACTGTTGATAGACGGTGTCGCCGTTGCTGATCCGGCCAGCGAAACTTTTTATGGAATGGGTCGTATGGCTGCTGGTATTGAGATACCTTTTGCCGATGGCGCTTTTTATGCTATTAAAGATGTGCCTCATGGTGATGTACGGATCAAGCGCTACTTCTCAACGGTCACCAATTCGTGGCGTCGTTGTCTTGTATATACGCCTCCAGGATATGATAGTGCTATAAATGAGCGATACCCGGTGCTCTATCTGTTGCATGGCGGGGGCGAGGATGAACGAGGATGGAGTGCGCAGGGCAAGACAGACCTGATCCTCGACAACCTCATTGCCGCACAACAAGCTAAACCTATGCTGGTGGTGATGATGGATGGCAATGTATCTTCAGGAACCTTCAATGAGCAATCGTTGAGAACTTTTGAAAATGAACTGATGCGCGTTATGGTTCCTTTTATTGAAAAAAATTATCGTACAATAGCCAACGCGGAACACAGGGCATTGGCAGGCCTGTCCATGGGTGGTATACAAACGCTTTATGCAGGTGTTAATAACACGGATCAATTTGCTTACCTGGGCGTGTTCAGTTCCGGTTGGTTTGGTGGCAAACAACCGGCGGCGGAACAGCAATATGCTTTTATGAAGGAGTCAGCCAGCAAAATCAATGGTAACCTGAAACAATTCTGGATCTCTATGGGCGGCAAAGAAGATATAGCCTACAACAACTGCAAGAATATGCTGGCAAAGTTTGATGAAATGCAGATTAAATATAACTACAGCGAATATCCTGGCGGCCATACCTGGCCGGTATGGCGTAATAATCTCTACAAGTTTGCCCAATTGTTATTCAAATAA
- a CDS encoding ABC transporter permease, which translates to MIHKNWLAPLAILFILVCWQVISLLKIFPEYAFPSPLSVVKSFQEELSSARLLNDIVASLWRVAIGFLSSACLAIPIGLWLGRNRNWNTAILPILNFFRSLSPLAWIPFAILWFHIGDKPAIFLIFLATFFPLTLSVISAVATIPDIYFRVARDHDFNSTELLFKVTLPAIMPQLLTSMRICYGISWVVIVAAEMVGCQDGLGYGIWDARNGLRLDTAVCYMITIGTIGMGIDKLFQRFTKADNLKWGYGKQ; encoded by the coding sequence ATGATACATAAAAATTGGCTGGCACCGCTGGCTATCCTGTTTATCTTAGTCTGCTGGCAGGTGATTTCTTTATTAAAGATCTTCCCTGAATATGCATTCCCCTCTCCCCTGTCCGTGGTGAAAAGTTTCCAGGAGGAGCTCTCCTCCGCTCGCTTATTGAATGATATTGTTGCCTCTTTATGGAGAGTCGCCATCGGATTTTTATCGTCAGCATGCCTGGCTATCCCTATCGGGTTGTGGTTGGGAAGGAACCGAAACTGGAATACGGCCATACTTCCGATACTCAATTTCTTCCGTTCCTTATCTCCACTGGCATGGATCCCCTTTGCAATATTATGGTTCCATATCGGTGACAAGCCAGCTATCTTCCTGATATTCCTGGCCACTTTTTTCCCGCTTACCTTATCAGTAATATCAGCTGTTGCTACGATCCCTGATATTTATTTCCGCGTGGCCAGAGATCATGACTTTAACAGTACCGAATTGCTGTTTAAGGTCACGTTGCCGGCTATTATGCCGCAATTACTGACTTCCATGAGAATTTGCTATGGTATCAGCTGGGTGGTCATTGTAGCCGCTGAAATGGTCGGTTGTCAGGATGGATTGGGATATGGGATATGGGATGCCAGAAACGGCTTACGACTGGATACAGCCGTCTGTTATATGATTACGATCGGGACCATCGGTATGGGCATCGACAAATTATTCCAAAGATTTACAAAAGCTGATAATTTAAAATGGGGTTATGGTAAACAATGA
- a CDS encoding SDR family oxidoreductase gives MQNGFHFNNELSGKIALVTGGTKGAGKAIAERLLNAGAKVITTARKAPEEPNVQIHFIAADLSKSEGAKKVTEEVLSTYGRLDILVNNLGGAETPGGGFAVLSDEDWEHTLQTNLLAPVRLDRAFLPQMLAQKSGVIIHIASIQGKLPLFDSTLPYAAAKAGLINYSKGLSKEVSPKGIRVLTVSPGWIMTTAATRMVERIAESSNTTMQQATQSIMDALGGIPYGRPAQPEEVAELVGFLVSSRANYLTGTEFIIDGGTIPTI, from the coding sequence ATGCAAAACGGATTCCATTTCAATAACGAATTATCAGGTAAGATCGCATTGGTAACAGGTGGCACAAAAGGGGCGGGGAAAGCCATCGCTGAAAGATTGCTAAATGCGGGTGCTAAAGTAATTACTACAGCAAGAAAAGCCCCGGAAGAGCCGAATGTGCAAATTCATTTTATTGCAGCAGATCTCAGTAAATCCGAAGGAGCAAAGAAAGTGACAGAGGAGGTTTTGTCAACATATGGCAGGCTTGACATACTTGTAAACAATCTTGGTGGCGCTGAAACCCCTGGTGGTGGATTTGCGGTGTTGAGCGATGAAGATTGGGAACATACGCTTCAAACGAATTTGCTGGCGCCAGTGCGTTTAGACAGGGCATTTTTACCACAAATGCTGGCACAGAAAAGCGGCGTAATTATCCATATTGCATCCATCCAGGGGAAATTACCTTTGTTCGATTCCACCTTACCTTATGCGGCGGCAAAAGCAGGGCTCATCAATTACAGCAAAGGGTTGTCGAAAGAAGTATCTCCCAAAGGCATACGGGTGTTGACCGTATCACCAGGTTGGATCATGACCACAGCTGCCACCCGCATGGTAGAACGGATAGCAGAAAGCTCAAACACCACTATGCAGCAAGCCACGCAAAGCATTATGGACGCGTTAGGAGGAATACCTTACGGCAGACCGGCACAGCCTGAGGAAGTGGCCGAGTTGGTTGGCTTTTTGGTTTCATCCAGGGCGAATTATCTAACCGGAACAGAATTCATCATTGACGGAGGAACAATCCCTACGATTTAA
- a CDS encoding response regulator, whose translation MSNLTQAVKRSLLADDDLDDNVVFMDVVNEIDNQINVSIVNDGEELIRTIVENAPNILFLDVFLPFKDGRSCLREIRAMSELKGLPIIMFSALQSDEVIESFYRDGANAYLVKPDTVRELSFIGTITEYFA comes from the coding sequence TTGTCGAACCTTACTCAGGCTGTAAAAAGAAGTCTGCTTGCTGATGATGATCTGGACGATAATGTTGTTTTCATGGATGTTGTTAATGAGATTGACAATCAAATAAATGTTAGCATAGTAAATGATGGGGAGGAGCTGATCCGAACGATAGTGGAAAATGCTCCTAACATATTATTTTTGGATGTGTTTTTACCATTTAAAGATGGTAGGTCTTGTTTACGGGAGATCCGCGCAATGTCGGAGTTAAAAGGGCTTCCGATAATTATGTTTAGTGCATTACAAAGCGATGAGGTGATTGAAAGTTTTTACAGGGATGGGGCCAATGCTTACCTTGTAAAACCGGATACTGTCAGGGAATTAAGTTTCATTGGAACAATTACTGAATATTTTGCCTAA
- a CDS encoding ABC transporter substrate-binding protein encodes MKKILLGIGLVVALLAILRFRVLPLEKTASGTAKKLPQELQLGYLPVTCHLTCPVVDYATKTSGAAIHFKSQKFSDFPTIASAIQSKKLQVTFMLAPLAMKLREDGVPVKICYLGHRDGSELVIPINSSAKNLHDLKGKKIAIPSLYSNQHFVLLKLLEKQGLSPDDLQFVPLPPPDMPTALAAKAIDGYFVGEPFCAKAEKEGIGKVLYYARDIWPNFISCVLVVHEDLINNQPEVVKELVRGIAESGAWAEIHRADAAKIISRYNRQDSSLLNYILTSTPRRVSYVRLTPDEKELQEIYNVAQRIGLLKKDLPVKEMFTTEFIPDHVLPANIVMNK; translated from the coding sequence ATGAAAAAGATACTATTGGGTATAGGACTGGTAGTGGCCCTGCTGGCTATCCTGCGCTTCCGTGTCCTGCCATTGGAAAAGACAGCTTCCGGCACTGCCAAGAAACTGCCGCAGGAATTACAGTTAGGCTATCTGCCTGTTACCTGTCATCTGACCTGCCCGGTGGTAGACTATGCCACCAAAACTTCCGGCGCAGCCATTCATTTCAAGTCTCAGAAGTTCTCCGACTTCCCTACCATTGCAAGTGCTATACAATCTAAAAAATTACAGGTTACCTTTATGTTAGCCCCGCTGGCTATGAAACTCAGAGAAGACGGCGTGCCGGTAAAGATCTGCTACCTCGGTCACCGGGATGGCTCAGAACTTGTAATACCTATCAATAGCAGTGCTAAAAACCTGCATGATCTCAAAGGAAAAAAGATCGCTATTCCCAGTCTTTACAGCAATCAGCATTTTGTATTATTGAAGCTGCTGGAGAAGCAGGGCCTATCACCAGATGATCTGCAATTTGTACCATTACCACCACCTGATATGCCTACAGCGTTAGCCGCCAAGGCCATAGACGGATATTTTGTAGGTGAGCCTTTTTGCGCAAAAGCGGAGAAAGAGGGAATAGGGAAGGTGCTCTATTACGCCAGGGATATCTGGCCTAATTTCATATCATGTGTCTTGGTCGTACATGAAGATCTCATTAACAATCAACCAGAAGTAGTAAAAGAACTTGTGCGGGGTATAGCAGAGTCAGGGGCCTGGGCGGAGATCCATCGTGCCGATGCTGCAAAAATCATTTCAAGATATAATAGGCAGGATTCCTCACTGCTGAATTATATTTTGACATCCACACCCAGACGCGTATCATATGTTCGCCTGACGCCAGATGAAAAAGAACTGCAGGAAATTTATAATGTAGCCCAAAGAATTGGGTTGCTGAAAAAGGACCTGCCTGTTAAAGAAATGTTCACTACGGAATTTATTCCTGATCATGTTTTGCCTGCGAACATTGTGATGAATAAGTAA
- a CDS encoding ABC transporter ATP-binding protein, whose amino-acid sequence MVNNDHAHILLEKVSFTYGNMKVLDNITIEVRRGERVVIVGPSGCGKTTLLNLLTGYLQPASGRVKVTSSVRTVFQQGGLFPWLTVAENVGIGLRHMKDIVRRDAEIQDLINLVNLKGFEKYYPHELSGGMKQRVELARVLAGTSDIIFLDEPFSSLDYLSRMEIRKELIRLLDKRPKTLVMVTHDIDEAVQIADRIIILTSRPTSVCHEMYVNVAHPRHNTQPELLEVAAHVMEKILV is encoded by the coding sequence ATGGTAAACAATGATCACGCACATATTTTACTGGAGAAGGTTTCTTTTACATACGGCAACATGAAAGTACTGGACAATATCACTATCGAGGTCAGGCGTGGGGAAAGGGTAGTGATTGTAGGCCCTTCCGGGTGTGGAAAAACGACTTTGCTCAACCTGTTAACGGGGTATCTGCAACCTGCCAGCGGTCGGGTAAAGGTTACTAGTTCCGTACGTACGGTCTTCCAACAGGGCGGTCTGTTTCCCTGGCTGACGGTGGCTGAAAACGTGGGTATTGGCCTGCGTCACATGAAAGATATTGTACGTCGGGATGCAGAAATACAGGACCTGATCAATCTGGTCAATCTGAAGGGCTTTGAAAAATATTATCCCCATGAGTTGTCCGGCGGGATGAAGCAGCGGGTGGAACTTGCCAGGGTATTGGCAGGTACTTCAGATATCATTTTCTTGGATGAACCTTTCTCTTCCCTGGATTATCTGTCCCGCATGGAAATCAGGAAGGAACTTATCCGATTATTGGATAAGCGACCCAAGACACTCGTCATGGTGACCCACGATATTGATGAGGCAGTGCAGATTGCGGACCGGATCATCATTTTGACAAGCCGCCCTACCAGTGTTTGTCATGAAATGTATGTAAATGTAGCCCATCCAAGGCATAATACCCAGCCCGAGCTGCTGGAAGTAGCTGCCCATGTAATGGAGAAAATTCTTGTATAA
- a CDS encoding nuclear transport factor 2 family protein, whose amino-acid sequence MSNDNEALVKQYFEHFNNHDWKKMAEMYTPTAEFKDPSLGNGLVKQTIAQVIEKYSGLQQAFPDVRDEIVKMYPSGDQHVIVEFVSKGTAPDSTTFELPICTIFTFQDGKISGDYTYYDNFGEE is encoded by the coding sequence CAATGAGGCCCTGGTAAAACAGTATTTCGAGCATTTTAACAACCACGACTGGAAGAAGATGGCCGAAATGTACACGCCCACAGCTGAATTCAAGGATCCCTCATTAGGAAATGGATTAGTGAAACAGACCATCGCCCAGGTTATTGAAAAGTACAGTGGCTTGCAGCAGGCATTCCCGGATGTCAGGGATGAGATAGTAAAAATGTACCCATCAGGTGATCAGCATGTCATCGTAGAGTTTGTATCCAAAGGCACTGCCCCGGACAGTACCACGTTTGAATTACCTATCTGTACAATTTTTACATTCCAGGACGGCAAAATTTCAGGAGATTATACCTATTACGATAACTTCGGTGAAGAATAA
- a CDS encoding helix-turn-helix domain-containing protein: MYERKILPNLNCGLDLIAEVLYGKWKIRLLWFINEGHRRPSELQRKIPDASRRVLNMQLNELEQHELVSKIIHPVVPPKVEYYLTDFGKTLIPIISALGHWGDENEDRLRNLILRSHEKTSLNDKE, translated from the coding sequence ATGTATGAAAGAAAAATTTTACCGAACCTGAATTGCGGACTCGATCTAATTGCGGAGGTCTTGTATGGAAAGTGGAAGATAAGGTTATTATGGTTTATCAACGAAGGGCACCGGCGGCCAAGTGAACTCCAACGGAAAATTCCGGATGCTTCCCGGAGAGTCTTAAATATGCAGTTGAACGAGCTTGAGCAACATGAACTTGTTTCAAAAATAATACACCCGGTAGTACCTCCCAAGGTTGAATACTATCTTACCGATTTTGGGAAGACTTTAATTCCCATCATCTCCGCTTTAGGCCATTGGGGTGATGAAAATGAAGACCGGCTGAGAAACCTGATACTGAGATCACACGAAAAAACATCGTTAAATGATAAGGAATGA
- a CDS encoding nuclear transport factor 2 family protein: MNLPKVIADLVHAQDSFDSIAYANCFSETAVVYDEGKMHTGKKEIQQWITEANRKYKTTMNPIAYEEKGATSLLTAELSGTFPGSPIVLYYHCEITEGLISSLRITS, translated from the coding sequence ATGAATTTACCAAAAGTAATAGCAGATTTAGTTCATGCACAGGACAGTTTTGATAGTATCGCTTACGCCAATTGTTTTTCTGAAACAGCGGTGGTATATGACGAAGGCAAAATGCATACAGGAAAAAAAGAAATACAGCAATGGATTACCGAAGCAAACAGGAAATATAAAACAACGATGAATCCAATAGCCTATGAGGAAAAAGGCGCTACATCTTTACTAACAGCAGAATTGTCAGGAACATTTCCGGGTAGCCCGATTGTGCTGTATTATCATTGTGAAATTACCGAAGGATTGATCAGTTCTTTGAGGATAACATCGTAA